A single genomic interval of Corylus avellana chromosome ca10, CavTom2PMs-1.0 harbors:
- the LOC132164314 gene encoding fatty acyl-CoA reductase 3-like: MIMELESMLKFLENKTILVTGATGFLAKAFVEKILRVQPNVKRLYLLIRASDLASATQRLHDEIIEKELFRVVREKWGADLDSFISEKVMAISGDVSYENLGIKDSKLRNDMWKEIDIILNSAATTTFDERYDVALGINTFGAVHVSSFARNCINLKVLLHVSTAYVCGEKKGQILESPFEMEETLNGSSKLDIKAEKHLVDAYLNELRGEGATERTITSTMRDLGMKRAKLYGWPNTYVYTKAMGEMLLGRFRENLPLVIIRPTMVSSTYKEPFSGWIEGVRTIDGVVAAYGKGKLKSFLGHHETILDIIPVDMVVNCMIVAMVARANQSSHIILHVGSSWRNPIKFSTFRNIIFRYFTENPLVSKNGESIKVDKGIVLSSMAIFRAYMAIRYVLPLKVLRIANAVISQYYKDSIIDLERKINSGMRLAELYKPYVFFMGRFDDSNTEKLQMATSESGGDSHLFGFDPKCIDWEDYIMNTHIPGLKKYALKI, translated from the exons ATGATCATGGAGTTGGAAAGCATGCTCAAGTTTCTTGAGAACAAGACTATTTTAGTCACTGGTGCTACTGGCTTTCTAGCAAAAG CTTTTGTGGAGAAAATACTGCGAGTGCAACCAAATGTCAAAAGGCTTTATCTTCTCATAAGAGCTTCAGATCTTGCATCTGCCACACAACGCTTGCATGATGAG ATCATTGAAAAGGAATTATTTAGGGTTGTCAGGGAGAAGTGGGGTGCAGATCTAGATTCCTTTATATCTGAGAAGGTTATGGCAATCTCCGGCGATGTCTCATATGAGAATTTGGGAATCAAAGATTCTAAACTAAGAAACGATATGTGGAAAGAAATAGACATCATCTTAAATTCTGCCGCTACCACAACGTTTGATGAAAG ATACGACGTCGCATTGGGCATCAATACATTTGGCGCTGTGCATGTTTCGAGCTTCGCCAGGAATTGTATCAACTTAAAAGTTCTCCTCCATGTGTCAACCG CCTATGTGTGCGGCGAAAAGAAGGGGCAAATACTAGAGAGCCCATTTGAGATGGAAGAAACGCTCAATGGAAGCTCAAAATTAGATATTAAAGCAGAGAAACACCTTGTGGATGCGTACCTAAACGAACTACGAGGAGAAGGCGCCACTGAAAGAACCATCACATCCACCATGAGGGATCTTGGAATGAAAAG GGCGAAACTATATGGATGGCCAAACACTTATGTCTACACGAAGGCAATGGGAGAGATGCTTTTAGGACGGTTTAGAGAGAACCTGCCCCTTGTTATCATACGGCCCACCATGGTATCCAGCACTTATAAAGAGCCATTTTCTGGTTGGATTGAAGGCGTGAG AACCATTGACGGCGTAGTTGCTGCCTACGGTAAAGGGAAATTGAAAAGCTTTCTTGGCCATCATGAGACAATCTTAGATATA ATACCAGTAGACATGGTGGTAAATTGTATGATTGTGGCCATGGTGGCTCGTGCAAATCAATCTTCTCATATCATCCTCCATGTGGGGTCTTCCTGGAGAAatccaataaaattttcaacttttagaaatatcattttccGGTACTTCACTGAAAATCCGTTGGTTAGTAAAAATGGAGAATCAATCAAAGTCGACAAGGGGATAGTGTTGAGCAGTATGGCTATTTTTCGTGCATACATGGCTATTCGATATGTACTTCCACTCAAG GTACTTCGAATAGCGAATGCAGTTATTTCCCAGTATTATAAGGATTCGATTATTGATCTTGAGCGAAAGATAAATTCAGGGATGCGATTGGCTGAACTTTACAAACCATATGTGTTCTTTATGGGCAG ATTTGATGACTCCAACACAGAAAAGCTACAAATGGCGACAAGTGAGAGTGGTGGCGATTCACATTTGTTTGGCTTTGATCCAAAGTGCATTGATTGGGAAGACTACATTATGAATACTCATATTCCTGGCCTAAAAAAGTATGCATTGAAAATATAA
- the LOC132162790 gene encoding fatty acyl-CoA reductase 3-like, which produces MELESIPKFLENKTILVTGATGFLAKAFVEKILRVQPDIKRLYLLIRASDLASATQRLHNEVIGKDLFRVVREKWGPNLDSFISEKVIAVPGDVSNENLGVKDSDLRNNMWNEIDIILNSAATTTFDERYDVALGINTFSALHVMGFARNCINLKVLLHVSTAYVCGEKKGQILESPFEMEETLNGSSRLDIKAEKQLVDEYLDKLRGQGATDRAITSTMKDLGIKRARLYGWPNTYVYTKAMGEMLLGRFRENLPLVIIRPTMVSSTYKEPFSGWIEGVRTIDGVVSAYGKGKLQCFLGHHETIFDIIPADMVVNCMIVAMVAYANQSSEIILHVGSSWRNPIKFSSFRNVVVRYFAENPLVSKNGKSISVGKVTVLSSMASFRAYMAIRYIIPLKVFQIANAVICQHYQDLIIDLNRKMKSVMRLAELYEPYVFFTSRFDDSNTEKLRLATSESGVDSQLFGFDPKCIDWKDYLMNTHIPGLRKYALKL; this is translated from the exons ATGGAGTTGGAAAGCATTCCAAAGTTTCTTGAGAACAAGACTATTTTAGTCACAGGTGCTACTGGCTTTCTAGCAAAAG CTTTTGTGGAGAAAATACTGCGAGTGCAACCAGATATCAAAAGGCTTTATCTTCTCATAAGAGCTTCAGATCTTGCATCTGCCACACAACGTTTGCATAATGAG GTCATTGGAAAGGATTTATTTAGGGTTGTCCGGGAGAAGTGGGGTCCAAATCTAGACTCCTTTATATCTGAAAAGGTTATTGCAGTCCCCGGTGACGTCTCTAATGAAAACTTGGGAGTCAAAGATTCTGATCTAAGAAATAATATGTGGAATGAAATAGACATCATCCTAAATTCTGCCGCTACCACAACGTTTGATGAAAG ataCGACGTCGCACTGGGCATCAATACCTTTAGCGCTTTGCATGTCATGGGCTTTGCCAGGAATTGTATCAACTTAAAAGTGCTACTCCATGTATCAACCG CCTATGTGTGTGGCGAAAAGAAGGGGCAAATACTAGAGAGCCCATTTGAGATGGAGGAGACGCTCAATGGGAGCTCAAGATTAGATATCAAAGCAGAGAAACAACTTGTGGACGAATACCTAGACAAACTACGAGGACAAGGTGCCACTGACAGAGCCATCACTTCCACCATGAAAGATCTTGGAATTAAAAG GGCAAGACTATATGGATGGCCAAACACCTATGTCTACACAAAGGCAATGGGGGAGATGCTTTTAGGACGCTTTCGAGAGAACCTGCCTCTTGTTATCATACGACCCACCATGGTATCCAGTACTTACAAAGAGCCATTTTCTGGTTGGATTGAAGGCGTGAG AACCATTGACGGCGTAGTTTCTGCCTATGGTAAAGGAAAATTGCAATGTTTTCTTGGCCATCATGAGACAATCTTTGATATA ATACCGGCAGACATGGTGGTAAATTGTATGATTGTGGCCATGGTGGCTTATGCAAATCAGTCTTCTGAGATCATCCTTCATGTTGGGTCTTCTTGGAGAAATCCAATAAAATTTTCTAGTTTTAGAAATGTCGTCGTTCGGTACTTTGCTGAGAATCCGTTGGTTAGTAAAAATGGAAAATCAATCAGCGTTGGAAAGGTGACAGTTTTGAGCAGTATGGCTAGTTTTCGTGCGTACATGGCTATTCGGTATATAATACCACTCAAG GTATTTCAAATAGCGAATGCTGTGATTTGCCAGCACTATCAGGATTTGATTATTGATCTTAATCGGAAGATGAAGTCAGTGATGCGATTGGCTGAACTTTATGAACCATATGTGTTTTTTACGAGCAG ATTTGACGACTCCAATACAGAAAAGCTTCGACTGGCTACAAGTGAGAGTGGTGTTGATTCACAATTGTTTGGCTTTGATCCGAAGTGCATTGACTGGAAAGACTACCTTATGAATACTCATATTCCTGGCCTTAGAAAGTATGCATTAAAATTATAA